Proteins from a genomic interval of Pseudomonas silesiensis:
- a CDS encoding DUF2442 domain-containing protein — translation MKAVKAKNQVDRPVTESVLDEAIERGRLRRNSGLQATAVTFLEPCLAVSFEDGSGVLLPVKCYPEFDDFRTQDFAGLKVGFSGTALCHEGKDLQISIAGMISASKPLMDMAASVVASRNGRQSSAAKAEAARANGRKGGRPRKVEVAL, via the coding sequence ATGAAAGCAGTAAAGGCAAAAAATCAGGTGGATCGGCCAGTCACCGAGTCGGTGCTGGATGAAGCGATCGAGCGAGGCCGGTTGCGTCGCAATAGCGGTTTGCAGGCGACGGCTGTGACGTTTCTGGAACCCTGTCTGGCCGTCAGCTTCGAGGATGGCAGTGGTGTATTGCTGCCAGTGAAGTGCTATCCGGAATTCGATGATTTCAGGACCCAGGATTTCGCCGGACTGAAAGTCGGTTTTTCTGGCACCGCCCTATGCCATGAAGGCAAGGACTTGCAGATATCCATTGCCGGGATGATTTCGGCGAGCAAGCCGCTGATGGACATGGCCGCCTCGGTCGTCGCCTCGCGCAACGGCCGCCAAAGCAGTGCCGCCAAAGCTGAGGCCGCGCGGGCTAATGGCAGGAAGGGCGGGCGCCCGCGCAAAGTCGAAGTCGCTCTGTGA
- the trmA gene encoding tRNA (uridine(54)-C5)-methyltransferase TrmA, whose translation MTFDTQAYAVQLEEKVTRLRDLLAPFDAPEPAVFDSPLQNFRLRAEFRLWREAGERHYAMFSLEDKRTPILIEEFPIASLRINQLMPQLKAAWQASSALSHKLFQVEFLTTLAGDAMITLCYHRPLDEHWHAAASTLAAELNVSVIGRSKGKREVIGHDYVIEKLEVGGRTFSYRQPEGAFTQPNGTVNQKMLNWAYDALGDRSDDLLELYCGNGNFTLPLATRVRKVLATEISKSSVNAALSNLSDNAVDNVTLVRLSAEELTEALNEVRPFRRLHGIDLKSYEFGSVFVDPPRAGMDPDTCELTRRFDNILYISCNPQTLAANIAQLHDTHRITRCAMFDQFPWTHHMESGVLLTRR comes from the coding sequence ATGACTTTTGATACCCAGGCTTACGCCGTTCAGCTCGAAGAAAAGGTCACGCGCCTGCGTGATCTGCTGGCCCCATTCGATGCGCCAGAACCTGCCGTGTTCGACTCGCCGCTGCAGAACTTCCGCCTGCGCGCAGAGTTTCGCTTGTGGCGCGAAGCCGGCGAGCGTCACTACGCGATGTTTTCCCTGGAAGACAAACGCACGCCGATCCTGATCGAAGAATTTCCGATTGCCAGCCTGCGTATCAATCAGTTGATGCCGCAGCTCAAGGCAGCCTGGCAGGCCAGCTCAGCCCTGAGTCACAAACTGTTCCAGGTGGAGTTCCTGACCACCCTGGCCGGCGATGCAATGATCACGCTGTGCTACCACCGTCCGCTGGACGAGCATTGGCACGCCGCCGCCTCGACACTGGCAGCCGAGCTGAATGTCAGCGTCATCGGCCGCTCCAAGGGCAAGCGCGAAGTCATCGGTCATGATTACGTGATCGAAAAACTGGAGGTCGGTGGCCGCACGTTCAGCTACCGCCAGCCGGAAGGCGCGTTTACCCAGCCCAACGGCACCGTGAACCAGAAGATGCTCAACTGGGCCTACGACGCGCTGGGTGATCGTTCCGACGATTTGCTGGAACTGTATTGCGGTAACGGCAACTTCACCCTGCCGCTCGCGACCCGCGTGCGTAAGGTGCTGGCCACCGAAATCAGCAAGTCTTCGGTCAATGCGGCACTGAGCAATCTCAGCGATAACGCAGTGGATAACGTCACCCTGGTGCGCCTGTCCGCCGAGGAACTGACCGAGGCGTTGAACGAAGTGCGCCCGTTCCGTCGTTTGCACGGCATCGACCTGAAAAGCTACGAATTCGGTAGTGTCTTCGTCGATCCGCCGCGTGCCGGCATGGACCCGGACACCTGCGAGCTCACCCGGCGCTTCGATAACATCCTGTATATTTCCTGCAACCCGCAAACCCTCGCGGCCAACATCGCCCAACTGCACGACACCCATCGCATCACCCGCTGCGCGATGTTCGACCAGTTCCCGTGGACCCATCACATGGAATCCGGGGTGTTGTTGACCCGTCGCTGA
- a CDS encoding NCS2 family permease — MLERLFQLKAHNTNVRTEILAGVTTFLAMAYILFVNPSILGETGMDKGAVFVATCLAAAIGSTVMGLIANYPIALAPGMGLNAFFTYTVVLNMGHTWQVALGAVFISAVMFFLLSIFRIREWIVNSIPLPLRSAIAAGIGLFLALIALHNAGIVVSNPATMLGLGDLKQPAPILATLGFALIVALEALKVRGAVLIGILAVTIASIVMGFTPFGGVMSMPPSLAPTFLQLDIKGALDIGLVSVIFAFLFVDLFDNSGTLIGVAKRAGLMSKDGHMPKMGRALIADSTAAMAGSLLGTSTTTSYIESAAGVSAGGRTGLTAVVVAILFLLALFFSPLAASVPAFATAPALLFVAVLMTSGLAEIDWDDITVAAPVVVTALAMPFTYSIANGIAFGFISWTAIKLLSGRGRELNSALVILSILFVIKLGWFNA; from the coding sequence ATGCTGGAAAGGCTGTTTCAACTCAAGGCACATAACACCAACGTGCGGACCGAGATTCTGGCGGGCGTCACGACCTTTTTGGCCATGGCCTACATTCTGTTCGTCAACCCGAGCATCCTTGGCGAGACTGGCATGGACAAAGGTGCGGTGTTCGTCGCGACCTGCCTGGCAGCCGCCATCGGTTCCACCGTGATGGGCCTGATCGCCAACTACCCGATCGCCCTCGCGCCGGGCATGGGCTTGAACGCCTTCTTCACCTATACCGTGGTCTTGAACATGGGTCACACCTGGCAAGTGGCGCTGGGTGCGGTGTTCATCTCGGCGGTGATGTTCTTCCTGCTCTCGATCTTCCGTATCCGTGAATGGATCGTCAACAGTATCCCGTTGCCCTTGCGTTCGGCCATTGCCGCCGGCATCGGCCTGTTCCTGGCGCTGATAGCCCTGCACAACGCCGGCATCGTCGTCAGCAACCCGGCGACCATGCTCGGCCTCGGCGACCTCAAGCAACCGGCACCGATCCTCGCCACCCTGGGCTTTGCCCTGATCGTCGCCCTCGAAGCCCTGAAGGTTCGCGGCGCCGTGCTGATCGGCATTCTGGCAGTGACCATCGCCTCCATCGTCATGGGGTTCACCCCGTTCGGCGGCGTGATGTCGATGCCTCCGTCGCTGGCGCCGACCTTCCTGCAGCTGGACATCAAGGGTGCACTGGACATCGGCCTGGTCAGCGTGATTTTCGCCTTCCTGTTCGTCGACCTGTTCGATAACTCTGGCACCCTGATTGGTGTGGCCAAGCGCGCCGGCCTGATGAGCAAGGATGGCCACATGCCAAAAATGGGGCGCGCCCTGATCGCCGACAGCACCGCGGCCATGGCCGGTTCCTTGCTGGGGACTTCAACGACGACCAGCTACATCGAATCCGCGGCTGGCGTGAGTGCCGGCGGCCGCACCGGCCTGACCGCTGTCGTGGTTGCGATCCTGTTCCTGCTGGCGTTGTTTTTCTCGCCATTGGCTGCCAGCGTTCCGGCGTTTGCCACGGCACCTGCACTGCTGTTCGTCGCGGTACTGATGACATCCGGCCTGGCCGAAATAGACTGGGACGACATCACCGTTGCTGCACCGGTCGTGGTCACCGCCCTGGCCATGCCATTCACATATTCCATCGCCAACGGCATCGCCTTCGGTTTCATTTCCTGGACCGCGATCAAGCTGCTGTCCGGTCGCGGCCGTGAATTGAATTCGGCGCTGGTGATCCTGTCGATTCTGTTCGTGATCAAATTGGGTTGGTTCAACGCATGA
- a CDS encoding DUF4879 domain-containing protein has translation MKKERVTGFGLLMALFAGAPIASAASAPPLSQVKVLKVESPGCGFESIAQGQEQTRCDHSGENIRVYVLEVGYGRGAHVGLDGFEVNGTRTPICAFDNGNLTECTVGKKTVGYLYVFDLAGKQEGTFTFSNTSINAPSNTLSTQLYIK, from the coding sequence ATGAAAAAAGAGCGGGTGACCGGATTCGGACTCTTGATGGCCCTGTTTGCGGGGGCGCCAATCGCTTCGGCTGCATCGGCGCCGCCGTTGAGTCAGGTGAAGGTGCTCAAGGTCGAGTCGCCGGGCTGTGGTTTCGAAAGCATTGCACAGGGGCAGGAGCAGACTCGCTGCGATCACAGTGGCGAGAACATCAGGGTCTACGTGCTGGAAGTCGGCTACGGTCGTGGGGCGCATGTCGGGCTGGACGGTTTTGAGGTCAACGGCACCCGGACCCCGATCTGTGCTTTTGATAATGGCAACCTGACCGAATGCACCGTAGGGAAAAAAACGGTCGGTTATTTGTATGTCTTCGATCTGGCGGGCAAGCAGGAGGGCACGTTCACTTTCAGCAATACCTCGATCAACGCCCCGAGCAACACCTTATCGACCCAGCTTTATATCAAGTAA
- a CDS encoding DJ-1 family glyoxalase III codes for MTFRALITLAEGIDDLQAVTLIDVLRRANVEVVVASIEGRRMLTCARGTRVTSDAMLVDLLAQPFDLIVLPGGAVGAQHLAAHQPLQQLVKNQAAAGRLFAAIAEAPALALQAFGVLRQRRMTCLPSASHQLSGCNFVDQPVVVDGNCITAQGSGAALAFALALVEQLCGKATRTAVAGELVV; via the coding sequence ATGACCTTTAGAGCTCTGATTACCCTCGCCGAGGGCATCGATGACCTGCAAGCAGTGACCCTGATCGATGTGCTGCGCCGTGCCAACGTTGAAGTGGTGGTCGCCAGCATCGAGGGGCGGCGCATGCTCACCTGTGCCCGGGGCACCCGAGTGACGTCCGACGCGATGCTGGTGGACTTGCTGGCCCAGCCGTTCGATCTGATCGTGCTCCCCGGTGGGGCCGTGGGGGCGCAACATCTGGCGGCGCATCAGCCCTTGCAACAATTGGTCAAGAATCAGGCGGCGGCCGGGCGCCTGTTCGCCGCCATCGCCGAGGCCCCGGCACTCGCGCTGCAGGCCTTTGGCGTCCTGCGCCAACGACGCATGACCTGCCTGCCATCGGCCAGCCATCAACTATCGGGTTGCAACTTCGTCGACCAGCCAGTGGTGGTCGACGGCAACTGCATCACCGCCCAGGGCTCGGGTGCCGCACTGGCGTTTGCCCTGGCGCTGGTGGAGCAACTTTGCGGCAAGGCCACGCGCACGGCGGTGGCGGGGGAGTTGGTGGTCTAG
- a CDS encoding HigA family addiction module antitoxin — protein MPMHNPPHPGETLLTDILPELGISVTELARHLGFARPHLSRVLHGHAPISPDLAVRLERAGIGKARMWLGVQTDYDLWQAEHREQPSILPIAVHA, from the coding sequence ATGCCCATGCACAACCCGCCACACCCTGGCGAAACACTATTGACGGATATATTGCCCGAGCTGGGCATCAGCGTCACAGAGCTGGCCCGGCACCTGGGGTTTGCACGTCCGCATCTATCACGGGTACTGCATGGCCACGCGCCGATCAGTCCGGATCTGGCAGTACGTCTGGAGCGGGCCGGAATTGGCAAGGCACGCATGTGGCTAGGGGTTCAAACCGACTACGATCTCTGGCAAGCCGAGCATCGTGAGCAACCATCGATCCTACCCATTGCCGTCCACGCCTGA